The DNA segment CTGCTGCTCTACTCTTCAATagtaaaaatgaagatttgAATGCAGAGGATGTATACTCTCGGTTAACTACACCAGTTTTTGGCAAGGGAGTTGCTTATGATGTCCCTAATACggtatgtattttaaatataagatGAGTAGAAAAGTAGTGTAATTTAAATTCTGAGTAGGCAGCTCTGAGCTCTTGGCTCTGCATGATGGTGTTGGTACGCAATTCTGGCATATTGCAGGTAAATTGTCTCAGTTGGATAATCAACACTGAACATGTTTAGGTTGCTTTATGTACCACCTGGCCATTCATCAGTCTGGATGCtattttttgttcttgaaaCCATCTAATCCCACCATAGAGGAAAAACTAATAAGTgagtctctttttccttcccttatAGCACGCCACTGACTGCAGCTTACTTTTCCCTTACAAGCAACTTTAGGCCTTCCTTCTGAGAGGGCTTTAAGAgagataatttttcatttgtgccAGGCCAAATCTAGATTAAACAGGAGTATTAATTTGACAATTTCCAATGCAGGGTTTGTCTTGGTTGGACAAAAGTCCGTCTCTGTATGTTTGCAGAATACAGTCTGCATGGGTCTGGGAAGCACAGTGGCTGTGTCATGTGGCATTGTTTCCGAGCTAAGCATTGGTTGCTTTCTTGTTTGTGTTGTCTGGCATGGCAGAGTCTTAAACTGCAGAAACCAACTTTTCTGCGGACAGACTTGCTCCACTGGGACTCTGTATTCAGTATATGTTGACATCGACAGCCTGTTGTACAACGGAGTAGTCTGATGGCAGAAACAGCATTGTGATATATGATATACTTTATTTTTGGATTTTCAGCTTTGACTTAATTTTGTTGGTATAGATGCCAGTCATTTGACCGGTAATAGCTTCTGTGGCCATCAAGACTTTTCCTCCTTAGCATGCCTCTTCATTCTCCCCTGCCAAAAGTACTTGCAGTGATTGTTGCTCTCTTAATTATGTGGCTTAGGCGCAGTAATCACTagtctcttttccttcacaCCAGCATTTTGCAGTGACATATGTTGTTCTTATGCCATTCTTTTGGAAATCTCATATACAACTGACTACCAACAACTTGCCACATTGTAAATAAGTAAAGGAGAACTTAGTTGTCTCCTGCTTTGTCAGGAAGTGTTAAATTGTGGATAGACAGCATCACAAAGTTTGGGGGGAGGGTTGTTTgggtggtgggattttttgTGCTTGATGAATTTGCTTAGCTCCTCCCATCCCTTTGTGAATGAAACCAGCAGGACTGCAGCCTGGATAAGAAGTAGGAGATTATTCCTTGTGTCCTAGGAGACCTCTTCCAAAAGTAGGGTCATTCTAACAGACTTGTTTCTAACAGTTCTGACAGTCAAAGGTCTTCCTCAAGAAGTCAGGAATGGAGTTGGGCAtcccttctgcagctgctaGAGTGGAGAGGGTACATGATTCTCAGCAATACATCTTTCATGTTCTCTGGTATATAGTAGTTTCAGAAAAGTGTCTGTGAATCAGACATAGGCTGCTAAGTTGGCCAGATTTTCACTGTGTTGTGCTTATTCTTTTGATTCTGACTATTGTGGAATGTCTGCTTGAAACTGAAAGGTGCTAGTTTGTCTCTTAGTTCTGTGACAGTTCATCCACTTGTTACAGCTGTCTTGACTTCTGCTTTCACACTTTATAGTTCATGGATGGATTTGAATGTCTGTCTTAATTCAAGAGCTAGTTCTTCGATGAGATCTAAGCTCACTCACCATTCCAGAGTTTTAGAGAACTTTCTGTAAGCTCCTTGGAAATGGGCATTTGTTACAACTGTGTTCTTCAGGCATACAGGGATGATTAAGGCCTACTTCATTGGTCCACcatatgctgctttttttggaATTAAGGTCTTTTTCTAGAGTtatcctaatttttttccctagaatgTGAGTTCTGCTTTAGTCAAGAGATTAATCTTTTCATAGTACTCAGCCTTGGCTATCTGTGGATAAGTCTACTTCATTCATACCTTTGATACTAGAAGgacttcttcctttttatctcTGAACATTCAGGTTCCTCAGAAAATCACCTGGGCTACTGTTTTCCACAGCTAGGAGATGCAGGGATTTTGTTATTGGCATGCACTGGTTATCTCTAGTTGTGTGTTTCCCTGTATGAATCTAGTGAGGTAGCATGTCTGGGTGTGGCCAGAATGCATTCTGCTAGAGGTGAGCTGGGTTTTTTGCATAGTGCTACCACCATGATTTCATTTCAGACATCTACTGGGAAGGCATTTAGAGAGCCTTTCAAACTTTCATTGGTGTTCTACTGTTGATGGATCATCCAGAACTTTCTTTTGAGACCCCCTTCTCTCTGCTCAAGCTGCTAAGTCTCTATGTCTTAGTCTGACAATGACTTTCAGTCATGTGTTTAGAAGAGCCACCCCTTACATTGACTACTTGTTAGAAGGTAACTGATGACTCTTTAAAAGGAGGAAGTTATTTACCAGTAATTCTGGTAATTGTTTGTTAATATGCATAGTTTATATATCAACTCATATTCACTCTGCATCTCCTCCCTCCAAGCCTCTTGCAGATAGTTTTGCATTGAGAGGAGCTGAAATGGCAGAGATGTGTTCACTCCTGTGTGCCATTCCTGCCTCCATCAAGCTGCAGATGGACTAGCATGTTGCAAGGGAAAATGTGCTTGTCTCTTTGCTCTGTGGCATGTATACCCTCTGATAGACTGCCGGAGTCCCCACTGcattctgaaaacagaagtttctAGGAAGTAACCTTTCTTTTTATGCCTTTTGTTTCGTGAATAACTTCATAGCGCATGCAGAACCCTTGGTGGGAAGACAGTTTTTGGTGTATTGCTCATGGTATAGTGCAGATCTATAcggctgtattgggtttgtgtggcaaggttttggtagcggaggggttacaggggtggcctctgtgagaagctgctggaagcttcccctatgtgcaacagagccaataccagctggctccaagGTGGACCTGCTACCGGCcgaggctgagcccatcagcgacggtggtagtgcctctgggagaacatatttaagacaggaaaaaaagttgcagcaggcacagaaacagcagccagagagagaagtgagaacatgcaagagaaacaaccctgcagaccccaaggtcagtgaagaaggagggggagaaggtgctccaggcgccagagcagagattgccctgcagcccgtggggaagaccatggtgaggcaggctgtccccctgcagcccagggaggtccacggtggagcagatatccacctgcagcccgtggaggaccccataccagagcaggtgggtgcccaaaggaggctgtgaccgcgtgggaagcccacactggagcaggctcctggtaggacctgcggatctgtggagggaagagcccacgctggagcaggttttttggcaggacttgtgaccccgtggggcacccacgctggagcagtgtgctcctgaaggactgcacaccgtggaatggacctatgctggagcagtttgtgaagaactgcagcctgtgggaaggatcCACGCTGGAAAAGTTTGTGGGGGACCAtctcccatgggaaggacctCATGCTgtagcaggggaagagtgtgaggagtcctgcccctgaagaggatgaagtggcagtgacaacatgtgatgaaatgactgtaaccccattccctgtccccctgcaccgctgtgggggataggtagagaatttgggagtgaagttgtgcctgaaaagaagggaggggtggagggaaggtgttttgagatttggttttatttctcattaccctattCTGGTTGACtgacaataaattaagttaattttccccaagtggagtctgttttgcccatgacagtaaatggtgagtgatctctccctgtccttatcttgacccatgagccctttgttatattttctctcccctgtccagctgaggcggggggagtgatagaacggctttggtgggtacctggcatccagccagggttaacccaccacaagGGCAGATGCCCTAATTCATAATAAGGGctgttttagggtggtttcgAGGATTCCCAAGAAGGCGAACACACACATACGACtataagggaaaaagcaagcctttattaactacagacatgcgttatgctaagggtatcttgtaaagcaaattaacatactgacccgaggactgtgaggaagatggagcatccgtacattcttgtgccgtcttgcgccgcgagctcagcccagcaatcagtaggtgccagctttatgTGGGCGTCCCCATGGAGGCAACGGTGGCCTTGCTGTACAACAGCCCAATGCTCTTTGGgaaatcccggtatttatacatttgcagaggaaagggTTTTGGCACacatggccagcgggtgccaaaacacgcctcagttgcaacatagggagcctatgacgcatgcgctcgctggccaggcatGCTGCACAAGCCATAGCTgtcctgtctattggttcatgggctttgtacagGCGGCATATTGTCATAATCCAGCAGTCACGTGCTGACCATGCTCACAGCTGTACCATGCAACAGCCCGCTGCATGTCCTCCCCCAGTATTGCTAAGCTTTCTTATCTCCGTGGTCAGCATTCCAAGCAATGGGCAAAAAaccatctgttttctgtgctgactgcatttttttcGCTGTCTACTTCTCCCCCAGTGTTCATCCACGGACCAAAATTCCACCTTTTAACCCTCTGTATACAAGGGCTTAAAAATTCATTGAATAATTTTCTGAGTAGGTGTCCTTTCAATCCATTGAATGGTTCTCATCTAATAATGGGCTTTTTACCAGTAGGTTTGTTAGCTATGAGTctgtacaaagaaaaagaggaagaggtgAGAAGGTTGTGAAGCTCACCATTTTCCTAGGAAGCAGTTTGCTTCCTGCTTCTGTGTCTGACTTCCTGGGCAGTGAGATCAGAGGGCCTTGTAAAAGAAAGGTGCATCTCTAGACCAGGGGTAAGGTATTACTGCATGAGAGAAGACACATGCTctggggaagagaaagcaaggagGCCACATAACAAGGAACACAGACTGAATGCAGACTTCGCAAGGACAGGTCTGATTACATTTGTGATTATGGATCTAAAGTGCGTTCCATATTTCAGTCTTGAATGCTTCTTCTATCTTCAGGGATAAAGTTTAACAAAGctattaaaattactttctgttttTGGTACTGTAGCTCCCTTGAGCTAGTATTTTACTTGGATATTCAAAATGGAATATTATCTATTATTTAAATTCGAGTATCTCTACAATCCTAaccataatttctttttacttctgtaTGTTCTTGTAGTATAGATGATAGTAAGTTGTTAATTACATTAATATGGTGATTCTTGTActgattgctttttctgtcttggtTCCTCTAGGTGTTTTTGGAACAGAAGAAGATGCTCAAAACGGGGCTAAATATTGCCCAGTTTAAACAGCATGTATCTGTGAttgaggaagaaacaaaggaGTATTTCAAAGCATGGGGAGAGAGTGGAGAAAAAAGTAAGCAAGCCCAGATGCATTTTTCCTCGGATTTTCTGGGAAGGAATTAAGGCCAATGCAGTACgtttttgtaaataatttactgcactattaaagaaatgaaaaatgacataGGTATAACTGTACAAAACATCAGAAGAAACatgcaaaatacagattttgtttAATCAAGTTTAAGGCTATTGGAGAATAAAGCTGCTCAGAAAATCATTGACAAGGAGTAAAGGACtatctttttgtttctcagtcAGCTAATAGAGAGTGTACCTGTTGCCTGGCTGAATCATGCTCGTTTTGCATGAGATGAGTCGGCTCAGTGTAACCACCTCTTAATCCTTAGGAAAAGATACTGCTCTGGCTTCCCAGAGCCTGTCAGAGATCTTAGCTCAGAGAACTTCTGCACTGGAGAACTGCATCCTTGAAGCTGGTAAGGTTAGGTTAGTGATCTAAGTGGAATTCTTTTATTTCCCACCTGTCTTTCCCAGCTAGCCTGCTAGACATGGCCCGTCACTATTGTTGCAAGCCCACAGTGGCATAACAGTGTcagaaatactgtttatttaaatatatatatttatgttataaaaatatatagtatTCATATAATATATACTACTTTCACGTAAAATATACAATATAAATTGTATTAATCATTacataatttaatatatttctataattaaaataaaattatatattatattaaaTGTATAAGTACtattataaaataattcattGAGCAGCAAAACTAACTGGTTTCCCATGGATTTGGATTTCAAGATTAAGTTTTTGTATGActtcttttgtatttattaaGGATTGAGCTTGTGCTGCATGCCTTACTTTGGAAGGATTACTAGCTCCTAGAaaaatttatagaaaaaaaataccttagCAAAAAGTTGTTGAAATCAGCCATCTAATTAAAAAGTTGTTTGAAGAGAGACCTGATAAGACACGCAGAAATCTAAGATTAGATGCTTCATTCTCCTAGTAAAACAATCTAAAActctatttaaaattattaatctgTGTCCAGTTAGctacttatttttctcttctacaaaataaaaataaagaataaccTGTAAAACATAACATCTTGCCTGAAATGCAtcttcagtaatatttttcaaatctttCCTTAGACCTGTTTGAAGCCCTTTCAGAACTTATCATTTTGACAGCAAGTCATTGCTTACATGGGAAAGAAATAAGAAGCTTACTGAATGAGAAGGTGGCTCAGCTGTATGCCGATTTGGATGGGGGTTTTACTCATGCTGCCTGGCTTCTGCCAGGTTGGCTACCTCTGCCCAGCTTCAGGTACCAGAAATAACAGATGAAGCAACTAAAGCATTTTATCTAAACAtctttgttgtttgggttttgttgttttttgccCCCCATTTCTTGTTTGTTAGCTATTCTAGACATCCCAATAAATCCTCATAAGCATTTTATGTGTTACTTAGTTGCTAATAGAAGTGTTTTGAATTGCAGACGTCGAGACCGAGcacacaaagaaataaagaatattttctacAAGGTTATCCAGAAACGTCGGAAGTCTGATGAAAAGGAGCATGACATGCTCCAAACTCTACTTGATGCTTCATACAAGTAAGCCAAGGGTTTGAAGACTTGTCATTTATAGATGTTTTACTTTAGCTTTGAGATCTTCAGTTAAAACTATCTACAAAATATAAGAAATACTCTCTCATGTTCTGATTTTGTTGCCAGCAATTGGTCCTAGCTTGTATTCTTAAAAACTATACTTGTAAATGGTTATTCAGATTTCCGAGATTTTCATCAGTGTTCCCAaggtttcttcctttctctttgctggCTCTTCAGTAATGATTTTCTTTAAGGCTCCTAGAGAGTGTCTCTCCCTCTGTTCTCCATTCTCCCTATCCCTAGATCTTTCACTGCTTCATTTAGGGTAGGCaacaaaagagaaggagaaggaagtaCATTAGAAGAAATTGTAAATGCTACTGTAACTGGAAAACTGATCAAATGAAGCTCTAACATAACACCCTTCAACCTAGGGATGGCCGTCTGCTGACAGATGATGAAATTGCTGGAATGCTTATTGGGTTGCTGCTAGCGGGGCAGCACACATCCTCCACCACCAGTGCTTGGCTTGGCTTCTTCATAGCCAGAGACAAATCAATACAGGACCAGTGCTATGCGGAACAAAAAGCAGTTTGTGGGGATGACTTGCCACCATTAACTTACGACCAGGTTTGTATGTTACATATTCCCTCTGGGTATTTTTGTACTTTTAgatgcttattaaaaaaacccccaaaaaccccacaaaacaacaaacaaatgtgAAATATAGTCATATGCTTCATGTTAGAATCATAATCTGGCATAGTCACTCTCTGCTAACAGTTTGCCAATATatctcctccatctcctcctctccAAGTAAATTATCAACTTGCCACTTTGTTTATTTAATCAGTGTTGGTTAAGGAAATTACAGTTCCTACAATGTCTATTTAAGAAATGGTAGTTCTGTAGAGGAGAATCCTCATATTCCCACTAAGGAAAGGGATGCAGTGTGACCTTGTTCTCTAATTAGGCATCAGAAAACACTCATGAGACAGATTAGTAAGAAACTAGTTGAATTTGGTTGCACTGGTCagagattttttccttcttaattgaattaaatggaagaaaaaaagaaattgtcagCTAACGAAGTACATGTAAATATGAGCTGcttactgttgtttttttaaaattttgtttttaaattgtataaaatactattttgttTGTCTCAAATAAATTTGGGTGTATTTTGATACATCattttccctgtattttcaGCTCAAGGATCTTAGTTTGCTGGATCGCTGTCTAAAAGAAACTTTAAGGCTTAGACCTCCTATAATGACCATGATGAGAATGGCCAGAACTCCCCAGGCGAGTACACTTTTTGGAGCTAACTTCACTTCAGCAGAACAGGGCTGGAAAAGGCCGGGCAGGGGGTGTCCTGGttggcagaaggaaaacaagagtgAGCAGTGTTTGCTGGCAGGGATGAAAGCTGATGGCAGCCTGGGTTACACCAGTGAGAGTGTAGCTGGTGTTGACTGAGGAAAGCAATTAATACCTTGAACTTGGTAGTTGTTACGTTCATGTGGAATTATTTGTGTCCACTTTTGGACCCCTCTGGGCCCCAGCAATCAAGATGTTGATGAAGTGAAGAAAGcagagggccaccaagatggcAGGGGGTTGCAGCACTTGTcatgtgaggagaggctgagggaacagggtttgttcagcctggaaaagggAGGGCTCTGAGGGGACCTAGTAACAGCCACATGCAGTCTTATTCAGCAACACTGACCCTTTGTTTTAGCTATCAGTCAGTCTCACTTGAGCTTAGTTTGGTGCTACTATTTAAAGATATTCTTTGTTTGccaggtatttttaaaaaaaatctatctagCTAGCTGTCTTGGAAAAATTTGGCTTGCACTTAATACAATACAAGCTAGGTatatctgaaagaaaacttgCTGTTTGTACAAATAGAAAGTCAAGTAAGTCAATTTTTTGCACAGATGTCCCTCCCATGACAAGTGCTTTCTATAAGTTTTAAGTtcattcacttttttaaaaactctttctGTAGAATTGCTAGCCTTGTTAAAGCAGCTGAAAGGTTCCTGCAACTACTTGAACATTGCGCCCTTTACAAGTAAAACAATAAAGTATTAGGTCCTGTTAATTTTAAACAAGCATAGCCAAAATCTCCTTTGAAATTCAAGCCTCACAATGTAGCACTTcaggtaacattttaaaaagacaaatggaGAAATTTTGTGATGTGTGGGGTCTTGTCTCTTCTCTTGTAGACTGTTGCTGGATATAACATTCCCCCCGGCCATCAGGTCTGTGTATCTCCCACTGTTAACCACAGACTCAGGGACTCCTGGAAAGATGCTCTAGACTTCAAGCCTGACCGGTATCTCCAAGATAacccagcagctggagagaaattTGCATATGTTCCATTTGGCGCTGGTAAGAAAACACAGCACCTTACTAAAGTGGCTCACACTGGTCATCTTGTACAGCACCTCCCCATGCTGTAGTGTCTGAGGAtgtattttttaacttctgttgcTGCCTAAAAGTCTTCTTACTGTGAAAGTGCTGTTAAAAGAATGAAGTCAGTAGTTTTGCGTTAGTAGTACCTGTGTATAATTCAGAGTAGCAATCAAAACAAATCATGAGGTTAGCACAGGCGATATTTGACTCAAGTCTTTTCAAGGCAAGGTAAAAACCTGGTACTACAAAGTCAGTTTAAGGCAGAGCAAAAATCTGCATAGAGTTGTAACTGCCAAAACACTTTGCATATACCACTGCAGTAGGGTTAGGGTTGGTATCTTTTCTCAGTGTTGTAAACGCTTCTTTGGTGATTCACACATTAATGCTTTCTAGATGACAAAACAACACAATCTCATTCAAATTACTTGGTCTGTTTTATGCAGTGACAGCTTATAAAAAGATGATGTTGATGGAGTTCCATAATGGTGTATGTGCAGCATCAGAGCCCCATGTTgtttagaaaggaaagaagcaatTACTGTCTgcataaaatttttaaagttagCTTGTTTTCAAAGGTGACTTACTAACTAAGTATTCTAACTGCTTTTTATGGTTTTCCTTGTAGGCCGTCATCGCTGCATTGGAGAAAACTTTGCTTATGTTCAGATTAAGACTATTTGGTCTACTTTGCTTCGTTTGTATGAATTTGATCTCATCAATGACTATTTTCCAACTATAAATTACACAACTATGATACACACACCTAATAACCCCATTATCAGATATAAGAGAAGGTCACTGTAAATTTTGGAGCTAAATAAGTAAGGTTTTAAGTTGTGTAAACTAACAGACTTTTGAATAAAATTGTGACAAAACAAGTGGCAAATGGAAACTCCTGCATCTACTGTTAGGAAAGCAACAATAATCTACCACGTGCAAAGTCTTTGCAtctattttgtttgtttgcccaCACCATTTAATGCTGCTGTGTATAATTGCTTGTTCTACAAATTTctcattgcatttttaaaagaaaaagtgttttttctatTGGTGTAACACTGTTAAGGTGCATGCCAACTTTTTAAGGTGAAGAAACAAGTCATTTCTATAAACGGAactctttgcttttgaaaaataattgaagaTTACTTCTCCCCAGATAATATGGCGTGAGACTGTGTACCGTACCTCTGTATCCAACTATAGTAAATCAGCCAGGGAACAGTCACAGAAGGGGAAGATACTTCGTGGTGCTCTACTTCTGATACCTGTGATTCTGTTCCAAGCAAACTAGGTACAGTCTCGGCTGATTCTTGGAAGTGCCCACATAcatacttatttaaaaaatgttactgtACAGCTGAGCAGTAGGCAAACTACAAAATGTCCACAGCGAAGTCTTTCTGAGAATAAATGATTTCAACGTCTAACTTGAAGCAGTTGTAAAATGCTTTGGTTCAGAAAGCAATCACCGATTTTCTAAAAATTTCTGAAAGTAGTGATCTCTAAAAGCTTGATGTAAGTGTGAAAGTAACAATATGATGATACAAACATTAATTTTGTAAATAACATGTTTGTGTATAAAATGGTCACAAACTAAGTGAAATAGCTGAATGTTGTTCCCCTTTGTGCTCACTCATGCAGGATTGTTAAATGGTGTTTGGTTCAAGAGTGGTGATAAATGGTAATGAGCTCTGGCTCATAGGAACTTTGAATTAAATTTATAAACAAACCTTGTGGAAGTCTTCTGTACTCAACTCTGTcaattctgaaaagcttttgTAAGTAAATTTGTAAGAAAATTTAAGGATGAAGTCAATCATGCAAAGAGCTCCCCCCCTTCATCAGTGCTCACCATAGCAAGGGCTTTGCCCCAGCCTTCATGTTCTAAACTCAGGTGTAACTGTTATAAAACTTTGTGTTTGTATCAGTCACAGCAACTGAGGGAGTGCAGTATCTTCCCATCCAGCCCTCTCAGATGTGACCAGGGTCTTCAGAAACCAAGCCTGTACCTGTCCTCTCTTCTTGGCAGTAGCAGTATTTTGGAATCTGTAAAAAGTAAAGCTGTAGCCACCGTGAGTAGGAGGAGCGCAGTGTGAATAAGGGAGGGGTTCCTGAACACAGTTAAAAGCATGAAGTCATCTTTATTTCAGTACTTTGACAAAATACCCATAAAATTCAAAACTTCTACCATTACAAAAATAGGTCTCTACAAGTGATATTCTGTCTGCACTGCCCGTAGCAAATATTACGAGTCATGTAACTTCAGTAGCCTTGCCAGAAAAAGTGCAAGTAAACTTTGCTGAATGTAGCTCAATTTCATTAATACACAAGTTTCATCTTCACACCCTTTTGATAAATACAGACTTCATAAGTTAATCATTTAAATTAGCATTCCACAAATATACATGTAATTTAATGGTGGGgtgggtttctttgtttttggttttttttgtttttttttcatgaacacAAAGTGTCTATATACATAAATCCCAGTCTGTGTGGGTGTGCCAGGATGGAACTGTAGACAGTTGTCTAGCTGTGTTCGTATTGGTCCCACAATATACACATTAtacaaaagcacagaaagagcACAGATTTACAGAAGGCAATCCATTAACATCACTGCCAGTGATGGAGATGTTGAAAGGGTATTATTATCTTCTCATACCTGCGTGCAACTGAGTGTATGAAGTCGAACCTGTAAGAGGGAGAAAGATCTTCATCAAGATTACTTGGAATAAGTAGATGAGGATTCACCAATAACATGTTATTTAGATGAATAAGTGCAAAAGATTTTACATgggaaatttttaaagaaaacttcctCAAATGATGCATTTTATGCTGAAGTAAGACTTTGACACAGTAACTGCAAAAATCAAGTTCGATAAATTACATCCCGTTGATTTGACAATTTTCTTGACATATTCATATTCCTTTTACAGCACAAAATTACCATCATCTATGGGACAAAAAGGCTGTAACTTCTGTAATCAAAGTGGGAGGAGAAGAAATTCCCCTTGTACTCCCACTCCTCAGTCTTTTGGGTACGTTTTCCTCCATCTAGCTTAAATCTTAATAAGATGCCAACTGAATCCTTGCTGCATATTCATTAGAGATCACAGAAAGTTAAAGTGTTGCCAATAAACTCAAAATCTATAATTAAAGCACACTCGTATGTCTCCCTTCAAAGAatttaacaattttatttttaataagctttttGCTACAGCTCAGAATAGCCTCTTGTCTAAGGCTGAAAATGCCTAAAATCAAAGACGTTTGTTACGTATCTCAGAGAGCC comes from the Haliaeetus albicilla chromosome 2, bHalAlb1.1, whole genome shotgun sequence genome and includes:
- the CYP51A1 gene encoding lanosterol 14-alpha demethylase, giving the protein MAVGAEGTLSLMEVGGSLLERVAVGNPLSLVLAASAFALSLGYLFQLGYRRHVGSEQKKYPPYISSSIPFLGHAIAFGKSPIEFLENAYDRYGPVFSFTMVGKTFTYLLGSDAAALLFNSKNEDLNAEDVYSRLTTPVFGKGVAYDVPNTVFLEQKKMLKTGLNIAQFKQHVSVIEEETKEYFKAWGESGEKNLFEALSELIILTASHCLHGKEIRSLLNEKVAQLYADLDGGFTHAAWLLPGWLPLPSFRRRDRAHKEIKNIFYKVIQKRRKSDEKEHDMLQTLLDASYKDGRLLTDDEIAGMLIGLLLAGQHTSSTTSAWLGFFIARDKSIQDQCYAEQKAVCGDDLPPLTYDQLKDLSLLDRCLKETLRLRPPIMTMMRMARTPQTVAGYNIPPGHQVCVSPTVNHRLRDSWKDALDFKPDRYLQDNPAAGEKFAYVPFGAGRHRCIGENFAYVQIKTIWSTLLRLYEFDLINDYFPTINYTTMIHTPNNPIIRYKRRSL